The DNA region GGCAAATATCCAGCACCTTAGCTTTCACTTCATTTTCAACCTGCTCATTACCTATATTTTCCAGCACATCACAAATCCAGCCAGCCAGATCAGCCGCATCGTTTTCATTGAAGCCGCGTCGTGTAATAGCCGGCGTGCCAATGCGCAAACCGCTGGTAATAAATGGAGAGCGCGGGTCGTTTGGTACGGCGTTCTTGTTAACCGTAATGTTGGCACGACCCAAGGCTTCTTCAGCGTCTTTACCGGTGTACTCTTTACCAATCAGATCCATCAGGAACAGGTGGTCGTCTGTACCGCCGGAAACGATGCTGATACCACGTTTCTGCATAACGGTCGTCATCGTCTGTGCATTTTTGACGACCTGCTGCTGATAGGTTTTAAACTCATCAGCCATAGCTTCTTTAAAGCAGATAGCCTTAGCCGCAATCACATGACACAGTGGACCACCCTGTGATTCAGGGAATACCGCAAAGTTCAGCTTTTTGTTCAGCTCTTCATCATCATTAGCCAGAATCAGACCGCCACGAGGGCCACCCAGGGTTTTGTGGGTGGTCGTGGTAACCACGTCGGCAATACCGATAGGAGACGGATACACACCGGCCGCAATCAGACCTGCAACGTGTGCCATATCCACAAACAGGTAAGCACCTACCTTATCGGCAATATCGCGGAAACGCTGCCAGTCAACCACCCGGGAGTAGGCAGAGAAACCGGCAACAATCATTTTGGGTTTGTGCTCTTCAGCCAGGCGCTCAACTTCTTCGTAATCGATTTCACCGGTTTCGGCGTTCAGGCCGTACTGTACTGCATCGTAAATACGACCAGAGAAGCTTACCTTGGCACCATGGGTCAGATGACCGCCATGGGCCAGACTCATACCCAGCACTTTATCACCTGGCTTGACCAGTGCCATATAAACGGCTGCGTTTGCCTGAGAGCCGGAATGTGGCTGTACGTTAGCGTAGGCTGCTCCAAACAGGGCTTTGGCACGATCAATGGCCAGCTGCTCAGTAACATCTACATGCTCACACCCACCGTAGTAGCGTTTGCCTGGATAACCTTCAGCGTACTTATTGGTTAGGGCGGACCCCTGAGCTTCCATCACCATAGGGCTGGTGTAGTTTTCAGAGGCAATCAGTTCGATATGCTCTTCCTGACGGAGGGTTTCAGCATCAATGGCGGCTTTGAGTTCCGGGTCGAACTCAGCTATGGACATGTCCTTTTTGAACATCTAAGACCTCTGTGTTGCCTGTCTTCATAGAAGATCGCCTATTCTAATACAGAATGAAAGGGATCTGCATGGAAATACTGAGCAAAACCTCGCAATGTCATTGAGTAATTATTCGTATTCAAGGTGCTTTTTCTTTAACGAGTTGCTTAACAGAATCCGGGCAACATCAAATCATGTCATTAATGTTGCCTGTTTTTCCTTCGCTATGGGCATTTGCTTCAAAACGCCTGACGATAACTGAATATCAATGCGTCACTGCCACTTTTCTTACCTGAGGTCCCGGCGTATTCCAGGCCAATCATTTTATCCAGATCAGCTCCGAACTGCCGGTTAACGGCAAGGCTGTAATACATAGCCGTATCACGGCTTTCTGCTTTAGGTGTCTTGGCCCACATGCTGGAACTGCTCTTTTCCTTGTCTTCCCAGCCATGGGTTTTCTGGACGCCCAGCTTAACCATAATGTCGGTCGGCTGGCTCAAATCAGGAAACATATAACCTATGCCGGTCCCCAGACGGGTGGTTAATCCCTTGTGCTTCGATTCGGTGACCGGGTTCCTGAGATTTTCACTTTTCTCTGTGTATTTCTCTATGGTTCCGACACGGTAGCCCACATAAGCTTCCGGAACCAGGCTTAACCCCATGGTCCAGTTATCGAGGGGAATCCGGTAACTTGTCTGCAGGTGAGCAGCCCACTCAGAACCTGTCGGAGAGGCTTTCCAGCGATTACTTAACAGATCCCGTCGATCGGTATCGAGAGACACCCAGCCGTAGGTCAGCATGGAATCAACGGTCCAGCGGTCATTATTCCAGGACACGAAAGGACCAAGCCGGTAGATCTGGGCATCAGACTCCATATTGCCGGAAATTCCAGCGTTTGCTTCCATACGCACCTTCTGCAGACCAAACATGCCGCCCAATAAAAAGCCGTTCCCCATGTAACGGAAAGTACCGAATTCAGCACCTTCCCCTTTGTATTCCTGTTTCAACCCGGCTTCTGGCTCCCAGTGTCCACGGAAGACATACGCCTGCCCGTACACATACCAGTGATCGTCTTCCAGACCACTAAACAAGCCCTGAGAATTGTTGATGTCTGCCACCATCGGTGCGTCGTCACCGACCTCAACGCCCTGTTGCAGAAGGTTATTCATACGCCAGATCTGGCTGATGGACTTGGTATGGGTTTTCCAGTGTTGATCAGCTGTTCTCGTCAGATAGGACTGGTTTTTAATGAAGTTAGGATCCCCCAGCACACTGCCGACCTGCCCCTTCCGGCATAAATCAGCCACTTCATCAATTGCCCTAACCATAACCATGTAATTGTTGTCATCCAGGCTTACTTTCGACTCTTTGGGGAGAGCTGTATAGTTTTGCAGATTTAAAAAACGTGCTGCAATAAGGTCGCGCAATCTGGGCGAATCTGTTGCCGCATGGTTTTTATAAGCCTTGATTGCACGGTCATAAGCTGAGTTCAGCATGCCCTTTTTTATTTTACTCAGCTTACTGTCGTTGTAGGGCTTTACAGAGGCCAGCAAAGAATCGGGTGCGCTTGAAGGTTTCATGTTGCTGTACATCGATTGATGCTCTTTGCTTGCATGAGACTCTTTGTGTTCAACACTAAGCCCCAGAGGTGGTGAAAACCTCACTTTGGTACTCCCTCCACCACCGCCTCCTCCGGACCCACAGCCCTGAATCAACGTAATCACTAAAACAGCGACCAAGCCATGTATTTTTCCTGGAATCATCACCCTACTACCTTTTGCATATCTTGAAACAGTCCCTCCCGTGCCATGCAACAGAGGAAAATAAGGGATGAAATATAGACAATATTTTACAGATGTGTATTTGGTTGCCCGGATCAGGGGGCATTTCTCTCAAATCCGCTTCCCAAAGCATTGCCAAGGTAATACCGTTTCAGTATCTTCCCGCGGTTAAATCAACTGGATACAGAGACACCGCTCCATAGCACAGTTCGTTAATCTATCTTATTATTTTTAGTTATGTTTTTAGGCTGAGTGGATAAAAATCAGGTAAATCAAGACTTAAAGACATAAATACCTCTTCATAAAACCTTGTCATTCACACCATAAATCGATATTTAGTTATCTTTTTGCAAAAAATAGCGTCAAAACATAACTTTTCCCCATCTCGGAACGTTTTTTAGGAAAGGCTACCCGCTGGTTATCTCTCGCTACTGTTGATAGCGTAGAACACATACTTTCAGCCATTTATGTGGCTCTGCCCACCCCGAAAAGCGAGAGCATTTCTACCCATTGGCGAAAGCAGCTTGCAGTTTACACCCATATTGATCTTTGCCAGTTATAAGTATCGTTACGGTATAACTGTTCTGCCTAAAGTGAAGTATCGAAAGGATCTCTTTGAGCAATGAAAAGAATTAAAACCCAAGTTTTATGGAATGAGTGGCTAAATGGAGTGGAATAACCATTCCAGGGAGGAGACTCAGCAGACAATTTTTGAGTACATTGGAGTGTTTTACAGCCGTCAGTGAAAACACCCAACCAATGGCTACCTGTCACCGTTCAAGTATGAAGAAAAGCTTGCCAAGGTAGCGTAAAAAAGTAACCGGAGAACTCTTGCTATATCACTTCGCTTTCGTAAGACATTAGCGGTTGCAGACTATAAGTGATCAAGTCTGCAACCGGGTTAAAAAGTATTACGTCAGTCTTTGTCCTGACTGTGTATCAAATAAGTGGCACGAGTCAACATTCAGCTTAAAATTAATTCGTCGTCCAATATCTGAAGTGGTAATGGCTTGGTTGGCCGTGCGTGAGATGATTTCATGCTCCCCCACCTTAAAATACAGGTACTTTTCATTCCCCATATTTTCAACAACTGTCAATAGGCCCTCGCAGGTGTTTTCAGTGCTGTCCTGCTCGGTTACCAAATCAATATGTTCAGGTCGTATACCAAAGCAAATCTTTTGCCTGGCGTAGCCACTGATTTTCTCCTGCATTTCCTGTGGCAGTAGCAGCGTAACGCCTTCTGCAAGAGTAATGCGGGCTTCTTTCTGATTTCTGAGCAAGGAAACATCCATCAGATTCATTGCTGGAGAACCAATAAAACCGGCAACAAATTTGTTGGCAGGATGGTTGTAAAGATTTTCCGGGGTATCAACCTGCATGATTTCCCCTTTATTCAACACGCAAATACGATCACCAAGGGTCAATGCTTCAGTCTGGTCGTGGGTGACGTAGACCATTGTGGCAGGGTTACCGGTTTCTTTCAGTTTTTGATGCAGCTGTGCAATTTTGACGCGCATGGACACCCTGAGCTTTGCATCCAGATTAGATAACGGCTCGTCAAACAGGAAAACATCTGGCTTACGGACAATGGCCCGCCCAACAGCTACCCGCTGTCGTTGCCCGCCCGACATCTCTTTCGGCTTACGATCAAGCAGATCGGTTATTTCCAGCATTTCTGCGGCTTCTTCAACCCGTTGCCTGATCTCCTGTTTGGGGCGTTTCTGCATTTTCAGGCCAAAGGCCATGTTATCAAATACGGTTTTATGGGGATAAAGCGCGTAGTTCTGAAACACCATGGCAATGCCCCTGTCTTTCGCAGCGACATCATTTACCACTTTGCCACTGATACTGATTTCACCGGCAGTGATTTTCTCAAGCCCGGCAATCATACGAAGCGTGGTTGATTTGGCACAGCCGGAAGGTCCAACGAACACCATAAATTCGCCATCTTGAATATCAAGGTCTATGCCGTGTACTGCCTTGAATCCATTGTCATACTCTTTCTCAACACTTCTAAGGCTTACATTCGCCATCCGGTATTCACTCTTTCAAGATGCCGTTAAAGGATGCCACTGCATAAAGCGGTGGCTGTCGTTCAGTTAGTTGTCAGTTACAACGCTTATTCGGCACACTGCGAAATCATTGCACGGATTGGTTCGCGGTTTTCATCGACCTGAAAACTCCAGGCATAACGGCCCTCAGTAGGAATGATGACGCGGGTATCTTTCATGAAGCCACCTCTGCCCAAACGGGTATCAGCCCCGACGGTCATATTGCCACCCACCGCACTGAACTGTGGTTTCCAGCCCATACTGGCAAACTGAAAACTGACAGGGCCTTCTTCGGTATCCATAACTATCTGATAGATACCGTCGCCTTTATAAGACATACGACGATGTTCGTCATGCATCCAGTTACTGTCCGAGAACGTTCCTGTCACATACATCGGAGGTCTGATTGGCCCACTTTCATCCAGGGATGGCAGGTTGCAGTCAGCCAGAGGACCTGTACCAACCGGGTTTACATTGGTATCAACCGCCGTACCTCCGGCACAACCGACCAGTACAGAAGATAATACTACGGGTAATAAAGCCTTAACTTTCATTGTTTCTACCTTTTTAGTTCTGACAACCGACTAAAGTTATTAAAAATGAGTCCCGACCCGAACACCGCGTCAGGAAGAAAACACCACATCCAGAATTTTGCGAACTTTACTTCGACCCGAAACTCCACGAGGTGCATCACCCCTCTGACTGTTTTTATGATGTTCCCTGGAGCTAAGAGAATGCAGCGTTGCCAGCGACTTCATATATTCTCTCGAATCTCTGGCTGGATACCCGAACAATTTGCTGCCGGGCGGGCAGGATCGACTGACACCGGACTTGCCCTGTATCACACTGTTATCACCTATGGTGAGATGTCCGGCAATGGCTACCTGACCATGGACGACAACTCGATTGCCCAGTCGACTATGACCAGCAATGCCTGATTGGGAGATCATCAGGCAATGCTGGCCAACCCGGCAGTCGTGTCCAATCTGCACAAGGTTGTCGATTTTAGTACCCCGACCTATCACGGTGTCGCCCAGAGTTCCGCGATCAATGGTATTGTTAGAGCCAATTTCAACATGGTCTTCAATGATGACCCGGCCAACACTTTCAATCCTTTCGTACTGCTGCTGTTCGCCAAGCATGTACTCGAAACTGAAATTTCCGATTGAATTATTGGAATCAATGGTGACATTGTTGCCAATAATCGTCCCTTCCTTAATCACCGTGTTGGCATGGATAGCAACATTGTCACCAATTTCAACTCCATTCATGATTTTCACCCCCGGCATAAAATGACAACCTCTGCCGATCCGGGTGTGTTTACCAATATAAACGTTGGGAAATTTCGAAATATTGCCCTGATCATTCAGCTGGTATTTTTCTATTTTGTAAGCACGTAATAACTGGTTAATCAGGGATACGTCCAGCTGATCAACGATTACTTTTGAACGGGCTTTTGAAGACAGTATGTCTTGTGGGCCTACGATAATATCAGCCTGACAGTCAGAGACGTATTTCAAATCTGGTTTGGACAAAACAATCGTTAAATTTCCCGCCACACTGTCTGCAACAGATTGAATGGTATCAAACCCGGTGTCTTTATCACCGTGCAGCTGACCATGCAGAAAACTGGCTATTTCACAGGCTTTAAACATACTTCAATCTTCTTTTAGAACCGGTACAGGGCATGGGCGTAAACAGTATGGGAGTCCATCTTTTTCTCTAATCCCCTGTATTGTGCTTTATTGCTGGTCTCTCTGTCGCGAGTGTACTCGTACTCAGCTCTTAACATCCAGCTTTCACCCAAGTCAATTTCATAACCAACTTTTGCCTTGATCACAGTTTTAAAATAGGTTTCAGCATCTTCCTTTCTTGTCTCATTTTTAGTGTACCTAAGGTTAAGGTAAGCAACACCGCCCTCAACAATACTGTATCGAATCGATGGTTCAATGTATTTTTCGACAAACCGCTCATTGCCTGTATGAACACCTGAACCATTATAATCTTTATTATCTTTGTCCTGATAGAAGAACTCTAAATCAAATCTGAATTGCCCATAATTGAAATAAGGTTTGAATAAAAAGCTGTAACCCCTTTCATCACGAGAACCCCAGTCATTGTTGTCATAGTCAATTCGGAGATGCTCAAAATGGGTATAGAAACCAGCGTTATATTTATTGCTCCAGTAAGTTGCATAAGGTTTGAAGAGCTGCTCAAGAGAGTCAGTTTTCATGTGATTAACATGAGGAGAAACGATTTTATTGGTTATGTATTCTCCTTCATAAGCCAGACCTACACCCCAGCCCTGACCTAAATCGAATGGTTTATCCAGGAAAAACAAGTGCTTATAAGAATCAGCATTTTCGTAGTAATCATTGCCGCCACTGTTTCTTTGCTCACGATTCATTTGCTTAAGCGAGTAATTTGCTTTCAGATCCCAATCGTGATGGTGCAGAAATACACCAAGAAGTTCATTAGTTATAATTCTTTCTTTTTTCTTGCTTCCATCCCATTCCCGGGTTGTTCTGTCCTCGTATTCTACAGACGTACCAATATTACCCGACAAAGAAAAACCAAAAGGCCGATAAGATGTATCTTCTACTTCTACTTTTGTTTCTTGATTATATTCATCCGCGGAACGTTTTTTCTTATAAGCTTGGTATTTTGCAGCGGATGATTGTTCCTTGTCAGTGTTTATTGATGCAAGCAAATAATCATTGCTCATATCGGTATTTGGCAGGCTAAAATCATTACTACCTATAGCATTCGTAGCGATTACACTATTTGCTATAACAACGGATAAAATTTTCTTGTCCATACTCCCCCGCCACCCAAAACAGTAGGTCTAATACTTAATTAAATAAAATGAATTAATATTCTTTATGCTTATGAAAACATAAAGTTTCCGACACTCTTTCTGGTGTTTAAAACTTGCTGTAAAAAACTGGCGGCCTTACTTCATGAACAATAAACGTCTACTAACAACATTTATGTGCGAATTGCTCAGTGATATAAACCTGAAGTATCAATTCTTGAAAGGTTTTATAAAACACGCCCTTTAAAATCATTTATTTCGAGCGAAATTAAACGGCTCAAAAATATAATTTTCAAGCCCATCCCGTTGACACAAGTCAAGAAAAGCAAACAAAGCGACAATAAAAAAATAATTAACACAAAATTTAAAAATATTTGACAAGTCTTGTTGACTCATTTCTATGTTTAATGGATTATGCAGTAGTATCTCGCGTACTACTCTAATCCAGACAGGTTGAAACAGGTATGAATGATTGGTCAAGAAAGGCCGTTGCCGCTTTTTCATTGGTTGCTGCAAGCCTTGGTGTCTGTGAAGAAATATTACCTGAAAAAAATGCTGAACTGTTGATCTGGACTGATGATCAGGCAATGGAATACATGGAATATGCCACCGAACAGTTTAATAAAACCTTTGGTTACGATGTCAGTTTCAACTATCGTCGTCTGGCACCAATGAACAGTGCGGGTCGTATGATTCAGGATGGTGGTACCGCAAGGGTGGCCGACGTGGCTGAAATTGAACACGACATGTTGGGCAAGCTGGTAGTTGCAGGTGCGGTAATGGAAAACCTGGTCAGCGCAGACCGGATTGACCATCACTTTATTGACGCAGCGGTGACCGCCTCCAAGGCTGAAGGCTTAAGCTATGGCTTCCCTGTTAGCTATGCGACAACCGCCTTGTTTTATAACAAAGATATTCTTCCTGAGGCACCTGAAACTTTTGAAGAGCTCATTAAGCTTTCAGAAACTTTTAACAATCGTCAGGAAAATCAATACACACTGCTCTGGGATGTTCAGAACTATTACGAATCCCGAATGTTTTTAGCCCTCTATGGCGGTTATGAGTTTGGCAATAACGGTATGGACGCAAATGATATTGGCGTTAACTCTCCGGAAGCCAAACGTGGTCTGGCAGCCATGAACTCATTAAAGGCAGCCAATAATTCCAACCCTGTGGATATGCGTAACCCTCAGGTGCGTCGTGGGCTGTTCTCGGAGGGCAAGGTAGCTGCGATTGTTGACGGTCCCTGGGCGACACAGAGTTATATAGACTCAGGTATCAATGTTGGCGTAGCCCCTATGCCGACTCTGGATGGCAATACGCCGCGCACGTTCTCGACGGTTCGTCTTGCCGTCGTATCCACTTACACCGAGTACCCCAAAGCAGCCCAACTCTTTGCCGATTTCCTTGCCAGCGAAGAGATGCTAAAAAAACGTTTTGAAATGACTCAGCTGATTCCACCTATGCAAAACATCATGAGTGAAATCGCCAAGGAGGCTGACGAAGCCAGTAAAGCGTTTATTGCCCAGGGCTATTATGCCGATGCTATGCCATCTATTCCTGAAATGGGCTACGTCTGGTCGCCTATGGCCAATGCCGTCACTGCCACATGGGTGAACGGTGAAGATCCGGAAAAAGCTCTGGATAATGCCTTGATGGTAATTAAAGAGCAGATTTCATTTCAGGATTAACGTATTTGCGCAGGAAGTTTTTATTGATTAGTCTATTTTCAGCTTCCCCCTTTTCTCCCTGACCCTTTTTGGGGGAAGTCTGAAAATAGCCTTCAAGAATTCAAAGCCAGATTAGCGAAATATATAACGATCTAAAAACTATCTAATTAACTATAAGTTTTCTTTTAGCCATCACTATTTAGTCACTGTCACTTCGTACTGACCTTTCAGACCCATGGTCTGTTTAGTGTGATGCATTGGAAATTGAAACATCAAACGATAATTTTTTTAATACTGGAATTC from Endozoicomonas sp. NE40 includes:
- the glyA gene encoding serine hydroxymethyltransferase; amino-acid sequence: MFKKDMSIAEFDPELKAAIDAETLRQEEHIELIASENYTSPMVMEAQGSALTNKYAEGYPGKRYYGGCEHVDVTEQLAIDRAKALFGAAYANVQPHSGSQANAAVYMALVKPGDKVLGMSLAHGGHLTHGAKVSFSGRIYDAVQYGLNAETGEIDYEEVERLAEEHKPKMIVAGFSAYSRVVDWQRFRDIADKVGAYLFVDMAHVAGLIAAGVYPSPIGIADVVTTTTHKTLGGPRGGLILANDDEELNKKLNFAVFPESQGGPLCHVIAAKAICFKEAMADEFKTYQQQVVKNAQTMTTVMQKRGISIVSGGTDDHLFLMDLIGKEYTGKDAEEALGRANITVNKNAVPNDPRSPFITSGLRIGTPAITRRGFNENDAADLAGWICDVLENIGNEQVENEVKAKVLDICQRLPVYS
- a CDS encoding autotransporter outer membrane beta-barrel domain-containing protein; the protein is MIPGKIHGLVAVLVITLIQGCGSGGGGGGGSTKVRFSPPLGLSVEHKESHASKEHQSMYSNMKPSSAPDSLLASVKPYNDSKLSKIKKGMLNSAYDRAIKAYKNHAATDSPRLRDLIAARFLNLQNYTALPKESKVSLDDNNYMVMVRAIDEVADLCRKGQVGSVLGDPNFIKNQSYLTRTADQHWKTHTKSISQIWRMNNLLQQGVEVGDDAPMVADINNSQGLFSGLEDDHWYVYGQAYVFRGHWEPEAGLKQEYKGEGAEFGTFRYMGNGFLLGGMFGLQKVRMEANAGISGNMESDAQIYRLGPFVSWNNDRWTVDSMLTYGWVSLDTDRRDLLSNRWKASPTGSEWAAHLQTSYRIPLDNWTMGLSLVPEAYVGYRVGTIEKYTEKSENLRNPVTESKHKGLTTRLGTGIGYMFPDLSQPTDIMVKLGVQKTHGWEDKEKSSSSMWAKTPKAESRDTAMYYSLAVNRQFGADLDKMIGLEYAGTSGKKSGSDALIFSYRQAF
- a CDS encoding ABC transporter ATP-binding protein; the protein is MANVSLRSVEKEYDNGFKAVHGIDLDIQDGEFMVFVGPSGCAKSTTLRMIAGLEKITAGEISISGKVVNDVAAKDRGIAMVFQNYALYPHKTVFDNMAFGLKMQKRPKQEIRQRVEEAAEMLEITDLLDRKPKEMSGGQRQRVAVGRAIVRKPDVFLFDEPLSNLDAKLRVSMRVKIAQLHQKLKETGNPATMVYVTHDQTEALTLGDRICVLNKGEIMQVDTPENLYNHPANKFVAGFIGSPAMNLMDVSLLRNQKEARITLAEGVTLLLPQEMQEKISGYARQKICFGIRPEHIDLVTEQDSTENTCEGLLTVVENMGNEKYLYFKVGEHEIISRTANQAITTSDIGRRINFKLNVDSCHLFDTQSGQRLT
- the lpxD gene encoding UDP-3-O-(3-hydroxymyristoyl)glucosamine N-acyltransferase, encoding MFKACEIASFLHGQLHGDKDTGFDTIQSVADSVAGNLTIVLSKPDLKYVSDCQADIIVGPQDILSSKARSKVIVDQLDVSLINQLLRAYKIEKYQLNDQGNISKFPNVYIGKHTRIGRGCHFMPGVKIMNGVEIGDNVAIHANTVIKEGTIIGNNVTIDSNNSIGNFSFEYMLGEQQQYERIESVGRVIIEDHVEIGSNNTIDRGTLGDTVIGRGTKIDNLVQIGHDCRVGQHCLMISQSGIAGHSRLGNRVVVHGQVAIAGHLTIGDNSVIQGKSGVSRSCPPGSKLFGYPARDSREYMKSLATLHSLSSREHHKNSQRGDAPRGVSGRSKVRKILDVVFSS
- a CDS encoding maltose ABC transporter substrate-binding protein, with amino-acid sequence MNDWSRKAVAAFSLVAASLGVCEEILPEKNAELLIWTDDQAMEYMEYATEQFNKTFGYDVSFNYRRLAPMNSAGRMIQDGGTARVADVAEIEHDMLGKLVVAGAVMENLVSADRIDHHFIDAAVTASKAEGLSYGFPVSYATTALFYNKDILPEAPETFEELIKLSETFNNRQENQYTLLWDVQNYYESRMFLALYGGYEFGNNGMDANDIGVNSPEAKRGLAAMNSLKAANNSNPVDMRNPQVRRGLFSEGKVAAIVDGPWATQSYIDSGINVGVAPMPTLDGNTPRTFSTVRLAVVSTYTEYPKAAQLFADFLASEEMLKKRFEMTQLIPPMQNIMSEIAKEADEASKAFIAQGYYADAMPSIPEMGYVWSPMANAVTATWVNGEDPEKALDNALMVIKEQISFQD